A segment of the Acidimicrobiales bacterium genome:
CGATCGGGTACGCGGTGTACGTCGCCATCACGTCACTCGGGCTCCAGCCGATCTGGCGCTTCCCGGCCGCACCGATGCACATCCACACCAGTGACCTCGGGTGGGCCGTGTTGTGCGGGGTGGCGGGCGCCGTCGTCGCCTACCTCTTCACGTGGTTGTCGATGTTCTTCCGCTGGACGGTGCGGCGACTGCCGAGCTGGTCGAAGCCGGTCGTGGCCGGCGTCGCGCTCGGCGGCATCGCCTGGATCTCGCCGTACGCCCTCACGTTCTCCGAGGCGCAACTCACCCACATCGGCGCGCTCAACACCATCGCGGTGTCGACGTTGCTGCTCGCCGCGCTGGGTCACCTCATCTCCGCGCCGGTCACCATGGCGGGCCAGTGGAAGGGCGGGTTCATCATCCCGCTGTTCTTCATCGGCTACTGCGTCGGGCGGGCAGGCGGCATCCAGTTCGGCCACGGGCAGGACTATGTGCTGTGGGCCACCGCGTGCATGGTGGCGTGCAACGTGGGGGTGACCAAGACGCCCCTCGGCTCGACCTTGGTGGTGGCCGAGATGGTGGGGATGCGCATCATCCCCACGTTGCTGATCGCCGCGATCGTGTCGCTGTTCCTCACGTCGGGCGCCAACTTGTTGCACAGCCAACGTCGCCGCGAAGGCGCCCACGGCGAGAGCAGCGGCGACCCGGAGGACCTCGTCCGCGGCGATGACGGCCTCGCCAACCCACACCCGTCGCCACGCAAGCCCGCGGGCGCCCACGGGTCGGCAGTGGAGGCGCCGAGCCGATGAGCAAGCCGACGACCTCATCGCCCGCTCGCGCTTCGAAGTCGACCCCGCGGGCGAAGCCGTCGGCGGCGGACTACCAGGCGCTCGCGCAGTTCCGCTACACGCTGCGCCAGTTCCTTCGCTTCTCCGAGCAGGCCGCCCGCGCCGCAGGGATCACCCCCGCCCAGCACCAACTGCTCCTCGCCATCAAGGGCGCACCCGGCGAGGAGCCACCGACCTTGAGCGAGGTGGCCGAGTTGCTGCAGCTGCGCCTGCACTCGGTGAGCGAGCTGGTCGAGCGGGCGGTCGCCAACGGCCTGGTCGACCGTGACACCGACCCGGGCGACCACCGCCGCGTCCGGCTGCGCCTCACCGACACCGGCGACGAGCGTCTGGCCGACTTGTCGACGCTCCACCGCGACGAAGTCCGCCGCTTCCGCCAGACGATGACCGAGATCCTCGACTCGATCAACACCTGACCCGGCCGCGAACAGCCGCAGCGGGTGACCTGACCGGACCGCGACGGACGGAGCGCGGGATCGATCCGCAGCCCGCCCCATCCGCGCCCGGACCGGCACGCGAGCGGCTGCCTGCGCGCGATCGACGCCTGTCCGCCGGGCGGCCGAGGGCACCGAAACGGCAGATCGGTCCCGGCTACCGTCGCCGGCGATGCAGACCACGACGGTGCACTCGGGCGGTGACGGCTATGCGTTC
Coding sequences within it:
- a CDS encoding MarR family winged helix-turn-helix transcriptional regulator, coding for MSKPTTSSPARASKSTPRAKPSAADYQALAQFRYTLRQFLRFSEQAARAAGITPAQHQLLLAIKGAPGEEPPTLSEVAELLQLRLHSVSELVERAVANGLVDRDTDPGDHRRVRLRLTDTGDERLADLSTLHRDEVRRFRQTMTEILDSINT
- a CDS encoding chloride channel protein; translated protein: MSELPPIFQRPTFARPRRLFLEAFSGPRNRLLPLVVATGLIGGLVGAGYVEALRGLQHFLWPTHYANWTHWPLLIAIGIAVALLVKLLGDPGDTELLVDNIHITGGMEDVHNLRSLVPVSLLGIAVGGGIGPEAPLTQITGTLGSWVGIRSDSDRVDRRILTITGMAAGFTVLFGAPLGSAVFALEILHRRGLEYYEALLPACLGSAIGYAVYVAITSLGLQPIWRFPAAPMHIHTSDLGWAVLCGVAGAVVAYLFTWLSMFFRWTVRRLPSWSKPVVAGVALGGIAWISPYALTFSEAQLTHIGALNTIAVSTLLLAALGHLISAPVTMAGQWKGGFIIPLFFIGYCVGRAGGIQFGHGQDYVLWATACMVACNVGVTKTPLGSTLVVAEMVGMRIIPTLLIAAIVSLFLTSGANLLHSQRRREGAHGESSGDPEDLVRGDDGLANPHPSPRKPAGAHGSAVEAPSR